One part of the Moraxella sp. FZFQ2102 genome encodes these proteins:
- a CDS encoding MFS transporter, with translation MNNNNPTADGKIIAVQQVLDDNPLSFFQYLTIILGFIIVLYVGYAAAVMGFIGPALAESLNVTPADLNPTMVASMVGLAIGSFAAGPFADKLGRKMVLLISVAIFGAFSVLASMMSSISGLTVMRLIVGLGLGAAMPISITLVSEYTPIKVRSLIVAVMFCGYTAGSALVGFVAAALLPHYGWQGVLAFGGWVSLVTIIVLALFLPESAKYLAEKHKHPEKIRAYLNKIGHVDEGVQFVGEKSSLNVATAPASAQQSAIAKLFNKELGVGTAMLWVIFFMTMAYIAVYISWLPTLFGLLGYEQSQAATLATLFQIGGTVGALIIGGLMDRVNPYKALGIALGIGSLITLAVAMFNTNFAWLIASFLIIGVTISGGMVGFNALAAAFYPTSARATGVSWALGIGRFGSISGSLLGGYLLGYNMGFGGIMTWMTVPVAIATIFILYMGVRYHRAK, from the coding sequence ATGAATAATAATAATCCTACAGCGGATGGCAAAATCATCGCCGTCCAGCAAGTTTTAGATGACAATCCTTTATCATTTTTTCAATATTTGACCATCATTTTGGGTTTTATCATCGTTTTATATGTCGGCTATGCGGCAGCGGTGATGGGTTTTATTGGCCCTGCATTGGCAGAAAGCTTGAATGTCACGCCAGCGGATCTGAATCCGACGATGGTCGCGAGTATGGTCGGTCTTGCCATTGGTTCATTTGCTGCAGGTCCATTTGCTGATAAATTGGGTCGCAAGATGGTGCTGCTGATTTCGGTGGCGATTTTCGGTGCGTTCAGCGTCTTGGCAAGTATGATGAGCAGTATCTCAGGGCTTACGGTGATGCGCTTGATCGTGGGCTTGGGACTGGGCGCAGCGATGCCGATCTCGATCACGCTTGTGTCTGAATACACACCGATCAAGGTGCGCTCTTTGATCGTCGCGGTGATGTTCTGTGGTTATACAGCAGGTTCGGCGTTGGTGGGCTTTGTGGCGGCAGCATTATTACCGCACTATGGCTGGCAGGGTGTGCTTGCTTTCGGTGGCTGGGTGTCGCTTGTGACGATCATTGTCTTGGCACTGTTTTTACCAGAGTCTGCGAAGTATCTTGCCGAAAAGCATAAGCACCCAGAGAAAATCCGCGCTTATCTGAATAAAATCGGTCATGTGGACGAAGGTGTACAGTTCGTCGGTGAAAAATCATCGTTAAATGTGGCTACCGCGCCTGCATCAGCGCAACAATCAGCCATCGCCAAGCTATTTAATAAAGAGTTGGGCGTGGGTACAGCGATGCTGTGGGTGATCTTCTTTATGACCATGGCGTACATCGCGGTTTATATCAGTTGGTTACCTACTTTGTTCGGTTTACTTGGCTATGAACAATCACAAGCAGCGACATTGGCGACCCTATTCCAAATCGGTGGTACAGTGGGCGCGCTGATCATCGGCGGCTTGATGGATCGTGTCAATCCTTATAAGGCACTGGGTATTGCGTTGGGCATCGGTTCGCTGATTACTTTGGCAGTAGCAATGTTTAACACCAATTTCGCTTGGCTGATCGCAAGTTTTCTAATCATCGGCGTGACCATCAGTGGTGGTATGGTAGGTTTCAATGCGTTGGCAGCTGCCTTTTATCCGACATCAGCACGCGCCACAGGAGTGAGCTGGGCATTGGGTATTGGTCGATTCGGTTCTATTTCAGGCTCATTACTTGGCGGTTATCTACTGGGATACAACATGGGATTTGGCGGTATCATGACTTGGATGACAGTACCTGTCGCGATCGCAACCATATTTATCCTATACATGGGCGTACGATACCATCGCGCCAAATAA
- the mdlC gene encoding benzoylformate decarboxylase — MTTQNNQPTVRQVVHKLLRDLNMTTVFGNPGSTELDFLTDWPEDFRYVLALQEASAIGMADGYTRATGNASYINLHSAAGLGNALGNIFTAYKNQTPMVVTAGQQARSLLLDEAYLAADQADAFPRPYVKYSVQPARAADVPKAILQAYLIAMAEPKGPTFVSIPSDDWNQPAEYIQVPQVQPQGAADESALADIADKLAKSTNTAIVAGSELGVYNGFDEVVALAETLKAPVYAAPVSHECVFPESHPQFAGFLSAIPSDAAKKLQDYDLVLIVGAPAFTFHVPGEFSLKQGTQVIQLSVANHALAISSVAAVQPTISLSGDLAKSVAKINQHLAAQSVATNAKAVPTLVRNPVEKGETLSAAYAVQLLRSMVPDTVTLVEEAPSHRPAIQSHFPVNRNRGFMTMASGGLGYGLPAAVGVALAAKDAGKDKATERVIAVIGDGSMMYSIQALWTAADLDVPLTVIVLNNSGYGAMRSFSKLLGYNNVPGISFTGLDYVKIAAGHGMSEGYQVDNADDLQKAFEQALQSEHSNLIEIIVDPNQGDIY; from the coding sequence ATGACAACTCAAAACAATCAACCAACCGTGCGTCAAGTCGTGCACAAGCTACTTCGTGATTTGAACATGACCACTGTTTTTGGCAACCCTGGTTCGACCGAGCTTGATTTCTTGACCGACTGGCCAGAAGACTTTCGCTATGTGCTAGCGCTCCAAGAAGCCAGCGCCATCGGTATGGCGGACGGCTACACCCGCGCTACAGGCAACGCAAGCTACATCAATCTGCACTCAGCGGCAGGTCTAGGCAATGCACTTGGCAATATCTTTACAGCTTATAAAAACCAGACACCGATGGTCGTCACCGCAGGTCAGCAAGCGCGCAGCTTACTGCTTGATGAAGCGTACCTAGCTGCCGATCAAGCCGATGCCTTCCCACGCCCTTATGTCAAATACAGCGTACAGCCTGCGCGTGCTGCTGATGTGCCAAAAGCCATCTTGCAAGCTTATCTAATCGCGATGGCAGAACCAAAAGGCCCAACTTTCGTATCCATCCCAAGTGATGACTGGAATCAGCCAGCGGAATACATCCAAGTGCCACAGGTTCAACCACAAGGCGCAGCCGATGAATCAGCACTGGCAGACATCGCTGATAAACTTGCCAAAAGCACCAACACGGCTATCGTCGCAGGCTCAGAGCTTGGTGTATATAATGGTTTCGATGAAGTGGTGGCACTTGCTGAGACGCTCAAGGCACCAGTCTATGCCGCGCCTGTCAGCCATGAGTGTGTCTTCCCAGAAAGTCATCCGCAGTTTGCAGGTTTCTTGTCAGCGATCCCAAGCGATGCCGCCAAAAAACTACAAGACTATGATCTGGTACTGATCGTCGGTGCGCCCGCCTTTACTTTCCATGTCCCTGGGGAATTTAGCCTAAAACAAGGCACGCAAGTGATTCAGCTATCAGTTGCCAACCACGCGCTTGCCATCTCATCGGTGGCTGCCGTACAGCCGACCATCAGCCTATCGGGTGATTTGGCAAAATCAGTGGCGAAGATTAACCAACATCTGGCAGCCCAAAGCGTTGCTACCAATGCCAAAGCTGTACCAACACTTGTGCGCAACCCAGTTGAAAAAGGTGAAACACTGTCAGCAGCTTATGCAGTACAGCTACTTCGTAGTATGGTGCCAGATACCGTGACTTTGGTCGAAGAAGCGCCATCGCACCGCCCAGCGATCCAAAGTCATTTCCCAGTCAATCGCAATCGCGGCTTTATGACCATGGCGAGTGGCGGCTTGGGATACGGTCTGCCAGCAGCAGTGGGCGTGGCATTGGCAGCCAAAGATGCGGGCAAGGATAAAGCTACTGAGCGCGTGATCGCGGTGATCGGTGATGGCTCGATGATGTACTCTATCCAAGCGCTGTGGACGGCAGCTGACCTTGATGTGCCTTTGACCGTGATTGTGCTGAACAACAGCGGCTATGGTGCGATGCGCTCATTCAGTAAATTGCTTGGTTATAACAATGTCCCTGGTATCAGCTTCACTGGACTTGACTATGTCAAAATCGCGGCAGGTCACGGCATGAGTGAAGGCTATCAAGTGGATAATGCTGATGATTTGCAAAAAGCCTTTGAACAAGCATTGCAATCAGAGCATTCAAACCTGATCGAGATCATCGTCGATCCAAATCAAGGTGACATTTACTAA
- a CDS encoding aldehyde dehydrogenase family protein — MATLPHATHWIDGKWINTGIQRETLNPATSEVIGTYVEGGKAEALQAISAAKRAFKETNWRYDRELRYKVLNDLANAFEARQEELVQALAVENGKIVPEAAFEVQLVMSGLRYGAAMIYAQAGRAAEWSAGKMSMLLKEPVGVVGISTPWNSPAALLIRSLAPALAAGCTTVLKMPGQTALLNHLIAQILASVPSLPKGVINMVTGERELLETIVESPDVPSISFTGSTVVGRALMEEGAKQLKRFGLELGGKTPHIVFDDADIDKLIPTVRAGLTTFAGQFCMTGSRILVQKGVAEEVTKRLAEALESVKVGPASDPSSEMGAMIDIKSVKRVDQMVEDGIAAGAKVIVRGGPYTDGPLSKGAFYRPTLVEVNDNKAALVQQEVFGPVLTLQVFETEREAIELANDSEYGLAASIWSNDVDRPLRIAREIEAGTIWVNDWVVMREEFEEGGYKQSGVGRLRGLAAMEDFLESKHIVLQPGATA, encoded by the coding sequence ATGGCAACTCTACCACACGCAACCCATTGGATCGATGGCAAATGGATCAATACAGGCATCCAGCGCGAAACGCTAAACCCTGCCACCAGTGAAGTGATCGGCACTTATGTCGAAGGCGGTAAAGCCGAAGCACTGCAAGCGATCAGTGCTGCCAAGCGCGCGTTTAAAGAGACCAATTGGCGCTATGACCGCGAACTGCGCTATAAAGTGCTGAACGATTTGGCGAATGCTTTTGAAGCGCGTCAAGAAGAACTGGTGCAAGCGCTGGCTGTCGAGAATGGTAAAATCGTCCCAGAAGCGGCGTTTGAAGTGCAGCTTGTGATGTCAGGCTTACGCTATGGTGCAGCGATGATCTATGCCCAAGCAGGCCGCGCCGCTGAATGGTCAGCAGGTAAGATGTCAATGCTACTAAAAGAACCTGTGGGCGTTGTCGGTATCAGCACGCCTTGGAACTCACCTGCGGCGCTGCTGATCCGCTCGCTTGCTCCAGCACTGGCAGCAGGCTGTACCACAGTGCTAAAAATGCCTGGTCAAACCGCGCTACTGAACCATCTGATCGCCCAAATCCTAGCATCAGTGCCATCACTACCAAAAGGTGTGATCAATATGGTGACAGGTGAGCGTGAGCTACTAGAAACCATCGTCGAATCACCAGATGTGCCTAGCATCAGCTTCACAGGTTCGACTGTCGTTGGCCGTGCGCTGATGGAAGAAGGTGCAAAACAGCTCAAACGCTTCGGTCTTGAGCTTGGTGGTAAGACACCGCACATCGTCTTTGATGATGCTGATATCGACAAGCTTATCCCAACGGTGCGCGCAGGTTTGACGACTTTTGCAGGTCAGTTTTGTATGACAGGCAGTCGTATTTTGGTACAAAAAGGCGTGGCAGAAGAAGTCACCAAACGCCTAGCTGAAGCACTAGAATCTGTCAAGGTCGGTCCAGCATCAGACCCAAGCAGCGAGATGGGCGCGATGATTGACATCAAGAGCGTCAAGCGTGTCGATCAGATGGTCGAAGATGGCATCGCAGCAGGCGCAAAAGTCATCGTCCGCGGCGGCCCATACACCGATGGTCCATTATCAAAAGGCGCATTCTATCGCCCAACCTTGGTCGAAGTGAATGACAACAAAGCCGCTTTGGTGCAGCAAGAAGTCTTCGGCCCTGTTTTGACCTTGCAAGTATTCGAAACTGAACGCGAAGCCATCGAGCTTGCCAATGACAGTGAATATGGTTTGGCAGCGAGCATCTGGAGTAATGATGTCGATCGCCCACTGCGGATTGCACGCGAAATCGAAGCAGGCACGATCTGGGTCAATGACTGGGTGGTGATGCGCGAAGAGTTCGAAGAAGGTGGCTACAAGCAATCAGGCGTCGGTCGTCTGCGTGGTCTGGCGGCGATGGAAGATTTCTTAGAATCAAAACACATCGTGCTACAACCGGGTGCTACCGCTTAA